Within Pelotomaculum schinkii, the genomic segment CCTGTAAATCCTGTTTTGCCAAACTCTTCATATAAATCGAAGGGGAATTCTCTCGCCCATCTGGTTTCCATTTCCCGACCCGCGATCTTTTGCATAAATGCTTTTACATCTTTTGCCAGCTGCTTGTGCTCTTCACTCCACCAGGGAAAGAAATCCATATTTTTTTCCTCCTTTAAGATTATAGTGATTGATTGCAGATTGCCATTGATAATGCGTATTCCTATGTGGCCGGGGTTTAAGTCGATCGTTTCCAGGTTATCCCTTAGCCCCAACTCTTACGCTCCCGGTAACGGTCTTGTTGTCCTTCCCCCTTTGCTGCTTAATTTAACTCTAGGGAAGTCTTTTCGATAAACAGTTGGTTATTTCCCCAGGGGTTAGAATGACTGCTATAGTTGATAGTATAATCAATGGTTTTAGTATCACCTATAGTAGTTGCCGCAGAAAAAAAGCTCTATTTCAAAAACAGAAGCATGTTAAATAAAACACTTTCTATGATACTATTTTAGAAGATGTTCAGGTCAAACAACATCTACAAAGGCTAGATAGATCTTTTATTAACAATAGTAATTGTATAGTAGTGTATTTAAAAGATCAAGTCTAAATTTATCTTAAACGGTGCGCCAGGCAGGCTTTACCAACTTAAAAGTCCTGTCCTCAGAGTCAGCTGGACAGGACTTTTAAGTACAACCTGCGTGTACTTCTTATACGATATTCTGCGCTTTTACCAATATTCTATCCTCTGTTGCCCAGGTCGGGAACCACCTGTGGTATTCCTTCGGATGCGCCACTTTCAGGCCAGTAGGTAACCTTGACAAGCTGGATGTCCTTTTTGTTCCGCAAGACCATGACATAGCCTTTTTTTTCCAGGGCGGCGTCATCAGCGGCAATATATTCTTTGCTATCGCCCAGCGTCATATGCAGGCCGGGGTTGATCTTGTATAATAAATTAAGGAAAGTAAGAATTAAGATATGAATGAAGGTGACTAAATGATAAAGATTGAGTTTACCGATGACGCTAAGGATTATATCCGCAAAAAAAACGCCGATTCCATTACCGTAGATATGATGTCATTTTACTATGGGGGCCAATACAATGAACCTGTCGTATCACACGGTAAACCAACTTCACCTCAAAATTACGACTTAGTAGTTGTAAACGGGATTAAAGTCTATATTTTTAAAGGCGCCGAAACCGAACCGGATGGGATTACAATATCCGTAGCAGAAGGTAATCAAAGACTGCATGTAGCAGGGGTTGGTTTATGACAAACTGGGTTAAAGTAATGGAAAGAAAAATCTAACATATAAGAGCCGGCAGCCTGATTGCATTGCATACGCTTTAATTCTGCGTTTTGAGCCAGGGAAGAGTGCTTGCAAGGCATCGCCTCCACAAAATTTTACGCATTACCCTTTTTAGAACCGTCCGCCTTTCCGATTTAAACATTCAATTAAAAAGAGACCGTTCTCACGACCTCCAGTAGCTTTTTCTCCCCAAGTTAAAAGTAAGCCCGGCTTTATTCCGGCCAGGCCGGAATAAGCCGGGCTTATTCCTCACTTACTCAACACTTATCCCAAATCAGTTTGTGCATATACTAACCCTGATACGCGCAGCCAATTAAATGCACTCGGCTCAACTTCCAGGAATATTTTAATTCCATCCGGTTCGCTTTCGGCGCCTTTAAACATATAGACTTCGAGCCCGTTCGCATTCACTAAATCGTACTTTGCAGTAGAAAGCGGTTTGCCTGCTGACACGGCAGGTTCCCAGAAATTGCCTCCTCATCCGCCTAAATTCATCATATCCACTGTAATCGAGTCGGCGTTTTTTTGGAGGATATAATCCATGGCGTCATCGGTGAACTCAACCTTTAGCATTAAGTCATCCCTCCTTCTTTTTTACTTTCTTAGTAATATATGATATTCTACACTATATTTTAATTTTCCTCCCTCTAATACCACTTGTCTTTATAATAGTTTTTTTGAAACGTATACGTTTCAAACTTGCTGAGCAGACAAAAAAACCACCTAATGTTTAGGCGGTTACACAAAAAATACTGAAATGAGTATGGCACAATTATATTACCATATTTTAAGGGATTTTGCTATGCTTTATAGTATTTCTACATTAAAGCAATTCCTGAAGTTATTTAAATGCAAGATAGGCATTACCAACACCGAAATTTTTTATCTGATAACGTTTTTTAAAGATAACTGGGGGTCTCTCATAAAGTGGCCCCCAGTTCAATAATACAATCTTAAGGCTTAAAAATATTTATGCGTCTTCTTAGATTGCACCCTTAGCTTCCAGGTAAGCCTTCAAGCCGCCCCATTTTTCCTGGAACAGCTCAGCCGGCATCAATTTCGGACCGCCTTCGGGGATGATCGGCTTGAATTCCATTTGATCCAAAATATGAGTCTGCAGATCGATGCCAGGCGCTATTTCTGACAGAAGCAGGCCCTGAGCAGTCCCTACGAATACGCATCTTTCTGTTACATACAGGATTTTGTGTCCGTCATGCACGGCTTGCTTCAAGCTGAAGGAGTTCTGTGGAATCTTTTTAACGAACTTCTTGAACTTGCCTTCTTTGTCTATAACCAGCTTGCCGTCCTCGATATGTGTTTTAATGCCGCCTGCAGTAAAGGTGCCTATAAATACCGCGAGCCTGGATGTAGCACAAATGTTCATAAATCCACCTACACCCTTTAATACGCCGCCCATTAAGCTTGTATTCAAGTCACCATTTTGGTCCACTTCGCCCAAACCGAAAGCGCCAAACTCCAATCCGCCGCCGTCGAAGAAGTTGAAGTGGTCGCCCTGGTCGGATAAGGATTCGACATTGTAGTGAGCGCCGAAGTTTATGCCTGCGGCGGGTACTCCGCCAACTGCGCCTGATTCTGAAATCAGAGTAAGGGCGCCGCTGATGCCCTCTTCAGCCAATATACTGCCAACCATCTGGGGCATACCCAGACCGAAGTTGGCTTTTGCGCCAAGAGTTACTTCCATGGCAGTTCTTCTTAATGCGACTTTAACTCCATCGAACGGGATTACATCTGCCCCGGTTGATACGTCGACCTTGGCTTCCCCTGTGAATGCGGGATTATATTTTCCGCCTGTAGTGCTGAGGCGTCTTTCCGGCTGCGTCTCAACAACGATATAGTCTACATAGATTCCGGGAACTTTAACCATCTTGGGATGGATTGTGCCGGTTTCAACGACTTCTTCTACCTGGACAAAAACCTTGCCGCCGTTAGCCCTAACAGCCTGGGCAATTGTTAACATTTCAAGATTGTAGGGCTCTCTGTCGGTAGAGATGTTGCCGTTTTTGTCGGCCTTGGTTCCTCTCATCCAACCGACATTGAGGTCCATGCCTTTGAAGAACAGTATTTCTTCTCCCCTGAAATCAGGGATGTACTCAACAAATTGCTCTTTGCTGTCTTTAGCTAACTGGTTGATTGCTCCGCCGTCCACACGGGGGTCGACAAAGGTGTTAAGACCGCATTGGGACAAGGCGCCCTTCATGCCTCTGGCTTGTTCCTTGTAAACCTGTAACAGGGTACCCAAGGGCAGGTTCCAGCCTGCTATTTTATTACTCATTAATTGCTCGGTTAAGAAATCGGAGCAGGCAGAGTGCGAGCAAACCCATCTTTCCATCAAACCGGTATGCGCCAGATGGTCTTCACACCGGCAAAAACCATTTTCTTTAGTAGCTGCAAAGCCCCCGCCGCCTGCCGCGTGGGTATAGCCGATGCTTTTGGGATGACTGGTCTCCAAAAATCTCTTTTCAACTTCCATTAAAATTTCTTCCGGCGTCCCGGAGCATCCAAATGTGGCAACTGCAATGTTGTCGCCATCATTGATCAAATACGCGGCTTCCTTAGCCGTGATAAATTTCGGTTTTGACATTATACACAAACCTCCGTTTACTGAATTTTCAAAAATCTTTACTGATAGATGCAATAATCACATGTGATTATTGCATCTAAGCAACCTTATAAAGCCTTTTCTAGAATACCCGCTCCTCAGTTGCCCAAGTCGGGAACCACCTGTAGTATTCCTTCGGATGCGCCACTTTCAGGCCATCGTAGGTGGCCTTGACAAGCTGGATGCCTTTTTTGTTCCGCAATACCATGACATAGCCCTTTTCTTCCAGGGCGACAATGGCTTTTTCCAGGGCAGCGTCATCAGCGGCAATATATTCTTTGATATCGCCCAGCGTCATATGCAAACCGGGGTTGATCTTGTAGTCTTCAGCCAATACGGCCAGAAGATTATCTTCACTCACAGCCAGTTTCTTCTCAACAGGTCCCACTGCAGGCACAGGAACGCCCAGTTTTTCGTCGATGACACGGCGCGGCATCTGAATATCCTCCGCCATCAATTTAAGAGCAGACCTGAATATGGTCAGCCTGCAGGCTTCCACGGTACCACCGGCCACGTGCTCAGTCTTGGAAACTTCAAAGACGTTCTGTACCGGGTAGAAGCGGTTCACACCGTCTCCTCCCATAATTTGCGTGGCATCATTTGCCGACTGCAGGGTGATTTCAGCGCCATAGGCCTTAACGGCACTGGCTTCAATGGTAACATCCTCTTCCATATCCCAAAGGTATGCCGTGTAGTATACTGCAATACGCGAGACCTTTAACCTGGTCACGATATTGGCAATTTTGTCCTGGTTAGCGGGAATATCGATGGTGGCTTTGCCGAACTGGACCCTCCGCTGTGAATAAGGAACGGCGTTGTTCAATAAAAGCCTCTGCCAGCCGATTGTGCCGGCGGAAATTACAGTTCTCTCAAAATTAAGTCCCGCCATCATTATCTTCCAGGCTTCACCCTCTTCACCGATCCTGTCTTTTTCCGAGACGATCACGTTATCAAAGTCGAGGGAGCCATTCTGCACGTTCTCAAACGCGAGAATCTCATTGAGCTTTTCGCAGCTGAAACCGGGTGTGCCCTTTTTAACCACAAAAGCGGTGAGGTGACGGCGCTTTTTGAAATCTTCCGGAGCATCGCTTGTTCTGGCATACACAAAATAGCGATCAGCGACACCAGCTGCAACGATAAAGCGTTTTTTACCGTTCAGGACGTAATGATCTCCTTCTTTTTTGGCGGTTAAGGTTATTCCTGCAGCGTCAGTTCCGGCTGTCATTTCAGTGATAACAACAGCCCCAATTTCGCCGCTGGCGATAGCGGGCAGGAATCTCTTCTTCTGTTCTTCCGTACCGGCTTCGATAATCTGCCGCAAGCCGCCGTTCATATTGCCCACGACGATCCGGCCAATACCCGGCATTAATGTGTGCAATTCTTCAGCCAGGATGCAGGCGCCTGTCGCGCCCAGTCCCAAGCCGCCGTACTCTTTGGGGATAGCAGCGCCGATGTAGCCTCTTTTGCCTATCTCTTTATATATTTCAAAGGGAAATTCTCTGGTCCATCTGGTTCTCGCATCAATTGGCGCGATTTCGTTACAAAATGCTCTTACCTCTTGTTGAAAAGCTAATTGCTCTTCTGTCCACCAGGGAAATCCTTTCATTTTACTACCTCCTTTAATGTAAATACCGGATTTTGATAGTAATATACTGAATATTACTATATCTGATAATACTATATGTGAGAATCACCTCATTATAGAATTACCTGGGCTATTGTTAAAATAGCCCAGGTAATTAAACGTACTATATTCTTACCACTTACGCATTGGCAGTTCTTCCGGAACTTCCCAATCTTTGATTTCCTGCATCCACGGCGCCCTGTTGACAAATTCGTCATGAGCAAGGGGCACCGGCGGGTGGCTGATCCATTGCGGGTCGAATTCTTCCTTGACCTTCAAAAGCCAGGTGTGATAGTTCGGGCCATACATCGGTCCGGTCAGGAACAGCGGCTGGTGAGGTCCTAACAATGAAGTATAGTAGCGGTGTTTGATGTTCATCTTCGAGGTGTCTACATAGAACTGGTCCACACCTTTGATGTCTTCGCGATGGTCCCAGTAAATGAGGAACTCGGAGTAACCCTGGTGGCCCATTTCGAAGCCCTGGAACCAACCGGGATCGCCGAAGTCCGGCATGAGCGGCGGTGTGTATTTCCGCTTGAGTTCGGCATAGGTTTCACCATGCTGTGTGGCCTGGGTGAGAGATTCAATGATATAGTCAACTGATACGTAGGAACCGCACATGAGCCACATGCCTGCCGAGTCGGCGTTTTTAATCCAGGACTCGTCTGAAGGCTTGGTGCGAGTCTGAGTTCCGCCCAGTTCCGTCATAATGTCGTTTAAGACTCTTACCTGATAGTCGAAATCTTCTTGAGAGGTATAGCCTACCACCAGCACCCTGACGATGAAGAAGTTCCTGAGGCTTTCTTCATTTTCAACCAGCCAGAGTTTCCAGAATTCTTCTTTGTCCTCAGCCTTGGCGATAGCTCTCCAGAACTTGGGAACCTTCGTCAATGCGGCGGCGATTTCAGCATGGCCAATTTGATACATGGCCTCAACCTGTTCTTTCTTGGAGGGCATCAGGAAGTTAAACCATCTTACCCGCGGCGGCAGGGCCAGGGCAGTGTTGGGAGCAATACCGCTCGGCTCCAGCTTCTCAGGCTGGAAGGGCAGGGTCTTGATCGCCATCTTGCTGACAATACCAAGGCAGCCGCGCAGTCCGGTGAAACCTCTCAACAGACCTCTTAAGTCGGGGCCGGGACCCTCACCCCAGAACGGGTCGTCCATGACTGCCAGTGAACCCATCTTCACTACGTCGCCCTCGGGCAGAACCAGTTCGGTGCCGAGGATACGCCTGTGCGGCAGACCAATCCTGTGGCTCAGGGGGGACCAACCGTCACCGATGAGGTTACAAATGGCCGAGCACTGTGCGCCGCCGCCGCCGATAACGGAGTAGGCGCCTTTGTTCAGGGCTTCCTGCTGGCAGGCTGCCAGGGTTACGCCGCTGCCCACATCAAAGTAGAAGTGTTTCTCATCATATTCAAACTGGTTGGTCCGCTTCAGGTCGATAATCAGCTCGTTTTCCACGTGGCAGTGGGTACGGGGACCATAGAAACCTGTTGAGTACGGTACGTACGGTACATCATAGCGGGCGCAGATTTTCACGACCTTCGAGATTTCTTCTGTATTCTTGGGGAGACAAACAGCATGCGGCAGAACGGTCATAACACGCTCATAACCGGTACCGTTTTCATAGCCGGCCGGACCTGAACGGTATCCTTCCATAACAGCCGGATCTTCGGAAATATACCTATCTCCCACAACCGCTTTAATAGCGTTGTATGCTTGTCTATTGATGCTCATTGTTACACCTCCTTATATTTCAACTGAGGCAGCGATAAGCTCAGCTATATCCATAACTTTCACGCTGCCGCCGTCTTCTTTGGCAACCTGGGCAAAGTTGCTCTTGCACCACGGGCAAGCGGATACAAGAACCTCGGCTCCAACTGCTTTAACCTCTTCCAAGCGATGGTTGGCCGCAAATTTGGAGAATTCCGGATAAGCTTCTTTCGTGCCACGACCGCCGCCGCAGCAGAACGCATTCTCACGGATCCTGATCGCTTCAGTGAAGTCAGCGCCGGGGATAGCATTCAACAGGTTGCGGGTTTGCGCATAGAGGCCTTGTCTGCCACGCCTTCTCAGCATTCCGGGATAAATCATACCCATCCAGCCGCGTTCGCCCTTATAAGGTTTCCAGGGGTCGCACAGTCTGCTGACGCTGCATGCGTCATGGTAGGTGAAGCGCACGTCAACCGGTTTGGTCAACTTCAGCTTGCCTGCTGCCAGCGCTTTGTCGGCAAATTCAATCAGGTGCAGGACTTCAAAGCCAAGGTCTTCCGTGGCGATGTCGAGCATCTTCGGATAATCGACCTTCCACATACGATAGCATTCAGCGCAGCTGGTCACCAGGGTTTTAGCGCCTGTGGCCTTCACTGCAGCAACGTTGGCTTCGGCCATTTTCTTGGCTTCATCAAACATACCAATGGAGAAGGGAGTGTTGCCGCAGCACTTCTCGTCTTTCAAGAGCATGAAGGGAGTGCCGGTGGCGTTGAAGATCTTCGCCGTCGCCTGTGCGATAGCGGGATTGACATAGGCGGAAGAACACCCTACAAAGTAGAGGACATCGGCCTTGTCGGCAACTTTGATGTCTTTCGTTACCCACTTGGTTCTGCTTTCAGTGGCCCCGAAATAGTTATTCTTTTTGGCGATATTGTCGACGACCTTCTTGTGAGCCGGCAGAGGAGCGGCGCCGTCTTTGACAGCCTTGACCCTCAGGGCCTCAAGGGACAACTCGATTTCCAGGTCGAGGTTACGTTTGCAACCCACGTCACAGGCTCCGCACAGCGTACAGGCATAGAGGATTTCCAGGAGCTTGTCCGTCCATTGCAGTCTGCCTTCTTCAATGGCCAGGCCGATTCTCATTTTGCCCATGGCGCCGTAAGCGTCAAAGTCATTCCAGAGGTTGCTGGCGCATCTGACCGGGAAAGACATGCCGGGGTTGTAGGTATGCTCTACCCAGTAGCACCCTTTGCACTTAATGCAGTGCTCCATGTCATAGACAAAATTCTTCAGGTTGGTAATATCAAAAGTGAGTGGCGTTTTTGGCGTATCATAGCGGTCACCTAGTTTATCAACTACAGATGCTTCTTTTCCTAAATTATGAGGGCCCGCCAACTGATCATATTTTGCCATGTTTCTTCCTCCTTTCTCCTTAGAAACACAAGTTTCCGGGATTCATAATATTGTTGGGGTCGAATACTTTCTTAACACGCTTCAAGGTCATGGTGTAGCTGGCAGCTTTGTCGTATACCATGTCAGCGATCTCGCCGTAAGGCCTTGAGAAGAAAGCGCCGGCGTTCATGAGAGCAGCTGCGGCTTCACGGTTGATCTTGGCAACCATGGCTTTTTCCTGCTCGTCTTCCGGGTTGTAGAACAGGCTGAATTCAACCTGGGCGGCACGGTTGTGCTCGATCGGCTGGATGTATTTGCCGATATCGGCGATGGGATAACCGTTCTTGGCGGCGATTGCATCCATAATCGCAACTTGTTCTTTTGCCTTGCCAGGTCTGGTGATGTAGAAGATATCCTGGACGCCGCCTCTTAAGCGATCCTTCCAGTACTTGACATCTGCCGGCCACGGAGACCTAAGCATCGGCATAAGTTTTCTTCCCAGGCCGGGGAAGCCGGGCAGTTTATCAGAAAGCGGCATATCGGTGAATTCACCACGTAAAACTTCAGTGAGGAATTTTTCTTCGTAGGCGATTTTTTCTTCCGGCCTTCTCATAACGCCGCTGATGGTCAGGATGAGTGTCCACGGCGGGAGCTTGGCGGCGAGTTCGTCAAAATCCTCAGCCTTGTCGGCAATGATTGCGGCGAGGTCAACGTTGTTGAGGAGGAGGCATTCCTGGCCAATCCTTCTCGGAAGGATCCTGTGCAGGAAGTTGTTGGCATATTCCAGATCGGTAACCGGAGCAAAATAGATCTTGTCTATTTTGGTCTGGTGTTCAATCTTGGCGCTCATCCAGTTGACAATACCCATGGTGCCCTGGGAGCCCTGCATAAAACGGTAGAAGTCAAGGCCTGGGCCGGAGGGATTGGCGCCTCTTGATTTTGAATCGGGGAAACCGTTAACGGATGCAGAACCCATTCTAAAGATGGAACCGTCAGCCCAGGTAACTTCCATCGACTGGGTCGGCTCACCATAATCATAAACGATATTCGTCGGAACAGCCCTGTCCAAGGTGTCGGATAATACTGAACGGTCCGGGCGGGGCAGCAGCGGCATAATAGTCCGCATACCCTGTTCCTTCAAAGCAGCGCAGTACTGGCCCCACGTTACACCGGCTTCAAACCTGGCCAAGCGGTTGGCTTTGTCAATCTCGAGGATTTTATTCATCCTCTTCATATCGACAACAACGCCACCCTGTTTCGGTATGCTGGAACCGTACAAGTGTGTCCGGGAACTAACGGGCACTACAGGGATGTTATTTTCGTTGCAGTATGCAACGACCTTTCCTACTTCTTCCGAGCTACCAGGCCATACCACGGCGTCTGCCATGCCTGACGGAAGGAGACTCAAATCTTTAGCATACAGTTGAAGGTCTTCCACTGTGTCGCTGACGTTCTCCTTCCCAACAATCTTTGCTAACGCGTCCTTGATGCTCATTTTGTTCCTCCTTTCAGATAAAAAAACTTTAACCATGTATTCCCATAGACCAGTTTTTGAGAACATTCTACAAGAAGCCCTCTCACTGAATGGAAACCAAACTGGGTTTTAAATAACTGCCTATTAAATTTGCTGCATAAACTTTCAGTTGGCTAGATTTCTTCCATTCCCCCTTTCACCATTGCGTCACGCTAGCCTCCTTTTCTTCAAATACAGTTACGTTTCGCAAATTAGCAACAATTTCACAGGCTATATTATTGGCTGTAATATAATACTAAGTTTTAATATTGATTATAGTAATACATGAAAAAAATAACAGCTTTCAAATAATCCTTTTTCTATATTCAATTATCAAAAAAATATTGCGCTGTAGTATAATATATAGTAGTATTAGATGTATTAGTTTAACTGCCCGCTTTGTACATTTGAGAACTATTACAACTAAATTATATCTACAGTTGTTCGCCCAATCTATTGACTCTTTTGACAAACCTTAAGCATAAACAGAAATTATTTTTGTTAACACTATACAAAACAGTCCGGCTGCCAGATATAACGGCAGCCGGACTGTATATTTCGTTGGATAAACCTGACTGACCAGGGGCTTAACGGCTATCCGAAGTAATTTATTTGTATTATTATCATACAAATATGGTTTCACATTCCCCGCGATTCGATAAGCTTTTCATCTCCGGATTATGTCAAGCATCCCATATTTACACCGAAACTGGCCTCCTGCAATGGAACCATCTACTTCCTCAACTGCCACCTCCGGAGAAACAAGCCTGGTTGAAGTTGGGACAACTGCAAAACTAGCCCCGGTCCAGATTATCATCATCGGCTCTGCAGGGATCTCACCAATAATAAGTCGGCCCTTGGAGATAGAGAGTTGAGATGGTTCCACATTCAGTATTCTCTGGTTCGCCTCGGAAAAATAATCATAGATTACTTCAATGGTAATTCCCAGCAAATCCAAAAGGTCATTGGAGAACCTGGTAAGCATTGGTGGATTCGCTTTTACCGACAAATATTCATCGGCCGGAAATAGCGGATGAGAAGCAAATTCCTCAGTTGTATCCTCAGGGTCTGTTGGACCAACCGTAACATTTCTATTGGCCAGTGAAATCCTGTCGACACCAGCCTTAATCAGCGGTTCGGTTTTTATCGGAATGCCGTGCGGCACCACATAAGTATAATCATCAAGCCTCAAGACGTCAAAAGGTATATCTATTTCACGGTCATAGGACAATTTTAAGCACCTTCTCTCATAAAAATTGGGGAACTACCTGATACACACTCTTCTAACCGCCTCGGCCATACCCTCCAGGTTTTTAACATCAAACAGTCCTGTAGCTGATCCGATAAAGGGACGGACATAGGTATCAAAATAAGACATATCCTCCTCCTCGTCTACAACTACGCGGAAGATATAGAAGGCTTTTGTCTTGCGGTAAAGTTTTCTTACTTCCAGAGAAGATTTCTCGGGTTCTGAAGTAAACAGGTCTGATAGCATGAGCACAACCGTTTGAGGTGAGAACTTGTCATGATGATCTTCCTGCAATGTTTTTAGAGCATAGTAAATACTCGTTGTACCGCCCCAGTTTTCCCTTAACTGCATGACACTGACAGTGTCCTGCCAGGTCTTCCCGAGATCTTTCGTTACATGTTCAAGATCCTGGGCAAAGATAAAGATTTCCTTTTTCGACAACTCAAGGCCAACCGCCTGAATTAGTTGGATCAGCATCTTGATCCATACCTGCATCGAACCGGAAGTGTCCAGGATGATTACGAGCCGGGGTTTTTTAATAACCCTGGTTTTATACTTAAGATCAATCATTACTCCACCCGTTTGGATGGAACGTCGCAAAGACCTCCTGTAGTCAATCTGCACATTCACTTTGCTGCGCCTGCGGTTACGGGACAGCGTAGAAACCAGCCGTTGCGCAATTTTACGCATCTGGATTCTGGCATCTTGCACGTCATCTTCAGTTATCTCGTCTTCCTGAACTGTCAAATACCCACTGCTGACTCGTTCAGTATTAACGACCAGCCCCTCTCCTGATAAGGGTTTGGTACCCTTGCGGCCCTGATATACGGCAGGCTCATCGGCAGGTATTGCTAAAACACCGCCGGGGCCGGACTTCAGCCTCTGGGTATCAGTGGGTAGTTTTTTAACAGGCAACCTGAAAAGTGCTGCAAGCCATTCCCAGTAGTTCTGGCATTGCTCTCTGATAATTTCAAGAGTTAGAGGTTTTTGCACACCCATTTCCCGCCACCTTTCTTCCTAAACGACTCTTGATCCTCCCTGGTCTTTAAAAAGAGCGAGTTCAATGTATTCAGGAACGTAGGTTCTAAGGCGGACAACTTGATATTTACTGCAGACTGGGCCAGGTCCAGGCTTTCCGATATGGACGGGGGTTTTAAGAGCTGCAACTCTACCCGCAACAAGTGCATGGTACGGGCAATCTGCAGAGCTAAAGCAGGGCGAAGACCATCAACCTTGCGCATCAGGATGGTAGCCTCCCGGTTCATCGTCGGAAAGTCAATATATAAATAGACACACCTTCTGCGCAGCGCGTCACCTAAGTCTCTCACAGCATTTGAAGTTAATATTACCGGGGGATGAGACGCAGCCTTTACGGTACCAAATTCCGGTATTGATACTTGAAAGTCCGAAAGGATCTCCATAAGGAAAGCCTCAAACTCCGGATCCACTTTGTCAATTTCATCAATAAGCAAAACAGGGGTTTTCTCAGCCTGAATGGCGGCCAGCAGAGGTCTTGGGAGTAAATAATCCGCCCCAAAGACATCGTTTTTGCCGCCTCTTTGGATATCAAGGATTTGTTTTTGGTAGTTCCATTCATACAGCGCTTTTCCCTCATCCAGTCCTTCATAGCACTGCAGGCGAATCAACTCCGCATCCAGGAGTGTCGCCAAAACTTTCGCTACCTCTGTTTTGCCGCTGCCAGGCGGTCCTTCAACCAAAAGAGGCTTGCCCAACCCAAGCGCCATATAAACAGTGAATGCCTCTTCATCCGAGCAGATATAGGAACATTCCTTTAACATTCTTTCTTTTAGCGACTGGGGCGTCATTTGACTGATCAAATGCTGCAGCCCCTCCGTTTGGCCGGTCTTGCCCACAGTATCGACCGCTGACTTAGCCAATCTGATATTCAATTTTTTATCAACTCCTTTGTCAATATTATAGGTGAATTAAGATGCTCCCCAGTGAAATATCAGGGCAATGCTGTAAGTAACAAGGATGGAGACAAACAGGCAGATGACCGAGACGCCAAATCGCTGCCATTGACTTGTGATGCTGCGGCTTAAGATATGCCC encodes:
- a CDS encoding CoA-transferase, whose translation is MSKPKFITAKEAAYLINDGDNIAVATFGCSGTPEEILMEVEKRFLETSHPKSIGYTHAAGGGGFAATKENGFCRCEDHLAHTGLMERWVCSHSACSDFLTEQLMSNKIAGWNLPLGTLLQVYKEQARGMKGALSQCGLNTFVDPRVDGGAINQLAKDSKEQFVEYIPDFRGEEILFFKGMDLNVGWMRGTKADKNGNISTDREPYNLEMLTIAQAVRANGGKVFVQVEEVVETGTIHPKMVKVPGIYVDYIVVETQPERRLSTTGGKYNPAFTGEAKVDVSTGADVIPFDGVKVALRRTAMEVTLGAKANFGLGMPQMVGSILAEEGISGALTLISESGAVGGVPAAGINFGAHYNVESLSDQGDHFNFFDGGGLEFGAFGLGEVDQNGDLNTSLMGGVLKGVGGFMNICATSRLAVFIGTFTAGGIKTHIEDGKLVIDKEGKFKKFVKKIPQNSFSLKQAVHDGHKILYVTERCVFVGTAQGLLLSEIAPGIDLQTHILDQMEFKPIIPEGGPKLMPAELFQEKWGGLKAYLEAKGAI
- a CDS encoding acyl-CoA dehydrogenase family protein — protein: MKGFPWWTEEQLAFQQEVRAFCNEIAPIDARTRWTREFPFEIYKEIGKRGYIGAAIPKEYGGLGLGATGACILAEELHTLMPGIGRIVVGNMNGGLRQIIEAGTEEQKKRFLPAIASGEIGAVVITEMTAGTDAAGITLTAKKEGDHYVLNGKKRFIVAAGVADRYFVYARTSDAPEDFKKRRHLTAFVVKKGTPGFSCEKLNEILAFENVQNGSLDFDNVIVSEKDRIGEEGEAWKIMMAGLNFERTVISAGTIGWQRLLLNNAVPYSQRRVQFGKATIDIPANQDKIANIVTRLKVSRIAVYYTAYLWDMEEDVTIEASAVKAYGAEITLQSANDATQIMGGDGVNRFYPVQNVFEVSKTEHVAGGTVEACRLTIFRSALKLMAEDIQMPRRVIDEKLGVPVPAVGPVEKKLAVSEDNLLAVLAEDYKINPGLHMTLGDIKEYIAADDAALEKAIVALEEKGYVMVLRNKKGIQLVKATYDGLKVAHPKEYYRWFPTWATEERVF
- a CDS encoding (Fe-S)-binding protein encodes the protein MAKYDQLAGPHNLGKEASVVDKLGDRYDTPKTPLTFDITNLKNFVYDMEHCIKCKGCYWVEHTYNPGMSFPVRCASNLWNDFDAYGAMGKMRIGLAIEEGRLQWTDKLLEILYACTLCGACDVGCKRNLDLEIELSLEALRVKAVKDGAAPLPAHKKVVDNIAKKNNYFGATESRTKWVTKDIKVADKADVLYFVGCSSAYVNPAIAQATAKIFNATGTPFMLLKDEKCCGNTPFSIGMFDEAKKMAEANVAAVKATGAKTLVTSCAECYRMWKVDYPKMLDIATEDLGFEVLHLIEFADKALAAGKLKLTKPVDVRFTYHDACSVSRLCDPWKPYKGERGWMGMIYPGMLRRRGRQGLYAQTRNLLNAIPGADFTEAIRIRENAFCCGGGRGTKEAYPEFSKFAANHRLEEVKAVGAEVLVSACPWCKSNFAQVAKEDGGSVKVMDIAELIAASVEI
- a CDS encoding FAD-binding oxidoreductase; amino-acid sequence: MSINRQAYNAIKAVVGDRYISEDPAVMEGYRSGPAGYENGTGYERVMTVLPHAVCLPKNTEEISKVVKICARYDVPYVPYSTGFYGPRTHCHVENELIIDLKRTNQFEYDEKHFYFDVGSGVTLAACQQEALNKGAYSVIGGGGAQCSAICNLIGDGWSPLSHRIGLPHRRILGTELVLPEGDVVKMGSLAVMDDPFWGEGPGPDLRGLLRGFTGLRGCLGIVSKMAIKTLPFQPEKLEPSGIAPNTALALPPRVRWFNFLMPSKKEQVEAMYQIGHAEIAAALTKVPKFWRAIAKAEDKEEFWKLWLVENEESLRNFFIVRVLVVGYTSQEDFDYQVRVLNDIMTELGGTQTRTKPSDESWIKNADSAGMWLMCGSYVSVDYIIESLTQATQHGETYAELKRKYTPPLMPDFGDPGWFQGFEMGHQGYSEFLIYWDHREDIKGVDQFYVDTSKMNIKHRYYTSLLGPHQPLFLTGPMYGPNYHTWLLKVKEEFDPQWISHPPVPLAHDEFVNRAPWMQEIKDWEVPEELPMRKW
- a CDS encoding CC/Se motif family (seleno)protein; protein product: MIKIEFTDDAKDYIRKKNADSITVDMMSFYYGGQYNEPVVSHGKPTSPQNYDLVVVNGIKVYIFKGAETEPDGITISVAEGNQRLHVAGVGL